The Elusimicrobiota bacterium genome has a segment encoding these proteins:
- a CDS encoding diacylglycerol kinase family protein — MKIFFLLNPSDPRRLASHQKLATQIARRHGWDHRFGAVDRQHPDTTEHLIRQMIEDGCSRLVVLGGDGTLHRVLNELQRLNRLSSMEIAVVPGGTCNDFARTLRLRRKRPAAAFELACTGKTRAMDLAWANHQLFFNNAGFGRQLDLPPASAGNEPKKRPRALKTLRSFCPISLRARWDQGTVMGTFFMALVCNNPFFSGGLYFSKAIRANDGLLDVFLLPAMPKWKLVSLLLKGRLGRPVSTRQMVSLRVREIEFEAQNDLWPQEDGEPCRGSVRRIRYAIASEKAMIVVPAKSKSICF; from the coding sequence TTGAAGATTTTCTTTTTATTGAATCCATCCGACCCCCGTCGGCTGGCCAGTCACCAGAAACTGGCCACCCAAATCGCCCGGCGTCATGGATGGGATCACCGGTTTGGGGCCGTCGACCGCCAACACCCCGATACCACGGAACACCTCATCCGCCAGATGATCGAAGACGGATGCTCCCGCTTGGTCGTGCTCGGCGGCGATGGGACCTTGCACCGTGTCCTGAACGAGCTTCAGCGGCTCAATCGTCTCTCTTCCATGGAGATCGCCGTCGTGCCGGGGGGGACCTGCAATGATTTTGCCCGCACGTTAAGACTTCGCCGGAAACGCCCTGCCGCGGCCTTCGAACTGGCCTGCACCGGAAAAACCCGCGCGATGGATCTGGCGTGGGCCAACCACCAGCTGTTTTTCAATAATGCCGGATTTGGCCGGCAACTGGACCTCCCCCCGGCGTCCGCCGGAAATGAGCCTAAAAAAAGGCCCCGCGCCTTGAAAACACTGCGAAGCTTTTGTCCGATTTCACTCCGGGCCCGATGGGACCAGGGGACCGTTATGGGAACTTTTTTCATGGCGCTGGTTTGCAACAATCCCTTTTTCTCGGGCGGCCTATATTTTTCAAAGGCGATTCGCGCCAATGATGGGCTGCTGGATGTCTTTCTGCTCCCCGCGATGCCCAAATGGAAGCTGGTTTCCCTTCTCCTGAAGGGACGGTTGGGGCGGCCCGTTTCCACCCGACAGATGGTCTCCCTGCGCGTCCGCGAGATCGAGTTCGAAGCCCAGAACGATCTGTGGCCGCAAGAAGACGGGGAACCCTGCCGCGGATCCGTCCGTCGGATCCGCTACGCGATCGCATCCGAAAAAGCTATGATCGTTGTTCCGGCCAAATCAAAATCGATCTGTTTTTGA
- a CDS encoding tetratricopeptide repeat protein: MSLSDRFRAMIPKKGQKSEKPSPSDAAASAALSNTPTDLPKLSATLEEVDRLISQEKTEGAAHLQALDKEIQSIRIALEKSEVSAKTRRDSQQQTLQFLQQDAEREIKFLERKLQEDQSAWNRQLNEREKALTQANRQVEAGHIEEKAAFDQTLSAQQESVEHAEKMLQEQEAQLAEERQKWRTLLQSKDDELLALKQELSKREAGLEAEMQQQEQQRQAAQELWQTRLHELERQWTEKRKQWEETMKAKEDERLRLHTTFQERLAAWQLEQERRLQDMKRRQERANEKVSTLKTHLGKESQSWQQLVQSREEQVQQLKVKLMLAESDAKGRLEQAQKISQESIGSLTHQTQALQHQLQEELQAWQKQLDEKDAAIKTLKDEVRTKLREVEADYAQRLGTLGKEKETLSTQLQTLDEQYREAQAHHEERSRQLKDEQTALETAHKNRVAELKQRTEAEEAMIQTEILTLEKKRVEAEQELDVMRRRWQEELVLKDQSLKEAQAITAPQEAELRKRFASEEDLFNRQVEALRTRLRALERDLQRVHENADKTEKEYGLAVETLEKDYHEKETALARTASEQEERLRKRLDERRQALDAFLNAKRDEESKIQGVLKAKEKERSGIVQKIQALPLLLEQSLAAKKQSIQTDSDALRTQIQALETNLAQAREQAKALLQGKATQLSVLRQTLTQKQQDLVAAVRSKEQMLESERVAAEKQLAGAQAEIDRVRAHWQSEISRKEQEIKALEEELRRQEALHQQTIEREQQQLEQQVQPLEQQRQALLQSLEQERTEQEQRLSGVAQELQDCQSESQKLTEQEREQHDQLENRFRQERAKAKASLESLRSEQEATAQAAQETLTSKRFQIEQLEDQIRQEAVAHEARRREMIHNATVRTRTLQDMISQMESELKQARENFPADMRAREEMIAQLQQEMVQQQAKHQHLLARYDRAMATLERRGHEKEGMLRTALAALKEESAKKLADADSQIAALQSNLLAKEADRQGELDRLAKQFAEERFQLEKAKEEIEWKLKDHKDVSERQLTGRQKEIQILENEIGQAKQQRDQELAQRTGVFEAEKKKLQDSIAQLQRQIQEERKSQESTLASRDNELQTIITRSKQRLQILSEEFNQKVNSWRGTNEALRAQIDQLKTHMTQAHDNWETLRKEKSKEIDDLRQDLTQWELRIKNDAQSLEHTHEEERRALLDKIRFQEKAIEEAEADYRHRLADKDEDVQRTTEEIESQESTSETEWHATLEQWQMEKQNLQQEKVRLEQSVLDLQGRCEQEVRHTEEAMAQLRMQIAFKESEAASLQERLRGQAEKDLQPLRDRLAMLSSLYEQEKSLRASKLHAKEDDVKMLKTRLSMRDKRLQDEIKRREKDLQGQRKQLKDELEQSRVHFAAERRRLETIITKRGSELAELQARDNALSQSENTLHGAAKASLQMEQEKLEAALRQAIAQRDDLCRQHEALLAGCESETTGLQAALENRDVLMSEAKDRARELADDLRKKVERLRQARTAGSGKMEPVHGATWSAFEIGVQFYQSQQWAEAIRAFEECLAKDPRLGAAYQYLALSHHALGNYQEAAAIAERALNEDPGNTQLITWVERLRAAIILKDKKAS; encoded by the coding sequence ATGTCACTCTCTGACCGCTTTCGAGCCATGATCCCTAAAAAGGGGCAAAAATCCGAGAAACCGTCTCCTTCGGACGCGGCGGCGTCCGCGGCTCTCTCCAACACACCAACCGATCTGCCAAAACTTTCGGCCACTCTGGAAGAAGTGGACCGGCTGATCTCGCAGGAAAAAACCGAAGGCGCGGCTCATTTACAGGCTTTGGATAAGGAGATTCAATCCATCCGGATTGCCCTAGAAAAATCAGAAGTTTCCGCTAAAACGCGGCGGGATTCCCAGCAGCAGACATTGCAATTCCTGCAGCAGGATGCCGAACGTGAAATCAAGTTTCTCGAAAGGAAACTCCAGGAAGACCAATCCGCCTGGAACCGGCAGCTCAACGAGCGCGAAAAGGCGCTGACCCAGGCGAACCGGCAGGTCGAAGCAGGCCACATCGAAGAAAAAGCGGCTTTTGATCAGACCCTGTCCGCCCAGCAGGAAAGCGTCGAACACGCGGAGAAAATGCTGCAGGAGCAGGAAGCCCAGCTGGCGGAAGAACGGCAGAAATGGCGCACGCTTCTTCAATCAAAGGATGATGAGCTGCTCGCGCTCAAACAGGAATTGTCTAAACGGGAAGCGGGCCTGGAAGCGGAGATGCAGCAGCAGGAGCAGCAGCGTCAAGCCGCCCAGGAACTCTGGCAGACACGCCTGCACGAACTCGAACGGCAATGGACGGAGAAACGCAAGCAGTGGGAAGAAACGATGAAAGCGAAGGAAGACGAGCGCCTGCGTCTTCATACGACTTTCCAGGAACGTCTGGCGGCCTGGCAGCTGGAACAAGAACGGCGGCTGCAGGACATGAAACGGCGGCAGGAACGGGCCAACGAAAAAGTGTCGACCTTAAAAACCCATCTCGGCAAGGAAAGCCAAAGCTGGCAGCAGCTGGTTCAGTCACGCGAGGAGCAGGTCCAGCAATTAAAGGTCAAACTGATGCTGGCGGAAAGCGACGCGAAGGGCCGGCTGGAGCAGGCTCAGAAAATCTCGCAGGAATCGATCGGCTCCCTGACCCACCAGACACAGGCCCTCCAGCACCAGCTTCAAGAAGAACTGCAGGCCTGGCAAAAGCAGCTCGATGAAAAGGATGCCGCGATTAAAACCCTGAAGGACGAGGTCCGGACAAAGCTCCGGGAGGTGGAAGCGGATTACGCGCAGCGCCTGGGAACGCTCGGGAAGGAAAAAGAAACCCTGAGCACCCAGCTGCAGACCCTGGACGAGCAGTACCGGGAAGCGCAGGCGCATCACGAGGAACGCAGCCGCCAGCTCAAGGACGAGCAGACCGCCCTGGAAACCGCTCATAAAAACCGGGTCGCGGAACTGAAGCAGCGGACCGAAGCCGAAGAAGCGATGATCCAAACGGAAATTTTGACCCTGGAAAAGAAACGCGTTGAAGCCGAGCAGGAACTCGACGTCATGCGGCGCCGCTGGCAGGAAGAACTGGTACTCAAAGATCAGTCCCTCAAGGAAGCTCAGGCCATCACCGCGCCCCAGGAAGCCGAGCTGCGCAAACGTTTTGCATCCGAAGAAGACCTTTTTAACCGGCAAGTCGAGGCGCTCCGGACCCGTTTGCGAGCCCTCGAGCGCGACCTCCAGCGCGTGCACGAGAACGCCGACAAGACCGAAAAAGAGTATGGCCTGGCCGTAGAAACCCTGGAAAAGGATTACCACGAGAAGGAAACAGCGCTCGCCCGGACCGCCTCGGAACAGGAAGAGCGGCTGCGCAAACGCCTGGATGAACGGCGCCAGGCCCTGGACGCTTTTCTGAACGCCAAGCGGGACGAAGAATCCAAGATTCAGGGGGTCTTGAAAGCCAAGGAAAAGGAACGATCAGGAATCGTCCAAAAGATCCAGGCGCTGCCGCTTCTTCTGGAACAGAGCCTGGCCGCCAAAAAACAATCGATTCAAACAGATTCCGATGCGTTGCGGACACAGATTCAAGCGCTCGAAACCAATCTGGCCCAGGCCCGGGAGCAGGCCAAGGCCCTTCTGCAGGGGAAAGCCACCCAGCTCAGCGTTCTCCGCCAGACGCTGACGCAGAAACAGCAGGATCTCGTGGCAGCCGTGCGCTCAAAAGAACAGATGCTGGAGTCCGAGCGGGTCGCCGCGGAGAAGCAGTTGGCCGGCGCGCAGGCGGAAATCGACCGGGTGCGCGCGCATTGGCAATCCGAGATCAGCCGGAAAGAGCAGGAAATCAAAGCACTCGAGGAGGAGCTGCGACGGCAGGAAGCGCTCCATCAGCAGACGATCGAACGGGAGCAGCAGCAGCTCGAACAGCAGGTGCAGCCGCTGGAACAGCAGCGGCAGGCCCTTCTTCAAAGTTTAGAACAGGAACGCACCGAGCAGGAGCAGCGCCTCAGCGGCGTAGCCCAGGAGCTGCAGGACTGCCAGAGCGAGTCTCAGAAACTCACCGAGCAGGAGCGGGAACAGCATGATCAGTTGGAGAACCGCTTCCGGCAGGAACGGGCCAAGGCGAAAGCGTCTCTCGAAAGCCTCCGCTCCGAGCAGGAGGCGACCGCGCAGGCCGCGCAGGAAACCCTGACGAGCAAACGGTTCCAGATCGAGCAATTAGAAGACCAGATCCGGCAGGAGGCGGTGGCGCATGAAGCCCGGCGCCGCGAAATGATCCATAACGCCACCGTGCGGACCCGGACGCTTCAGGACATGATCAGTCAGATGGAGTCCGAACTCAAACAGGCGCGGGAAAATTTCCCGGCGGATATGCGCGCGCGCGAAGAGATGATCGCCCAGCTGCAGCAGGAGATGGTCCAACAGCAGGCCAAACACCAGCACCTGCTGGCCCGTTACGACCGGGCCATGGCCACGCTCGAGCGCCGCGGGCACGAAAAAGAGGGCATGCTTCGGACGGCGTTGGCCGCGCTCAAAGAAGAATCCGCCAAAAAGCTGGCGGACGCGGATTCGCAGATCGCCGCGCTGCAGTCCAATCTGCTCGCCAAAGAAGCGGACCGGCAGGGGGAATTGGACCGGCTGGCCAAACAATTTGCTGAAGAACGCTTCCAGCTGGAAAAAGCCAAAGAAGAAATCGAATGGAAACTGAAAGACCACAAGGATGTCTCGGAACGCCAGCTGACCGGGCGTCAAAAAGAAATTCAAATACTGGAAAACGAAATTGGCCAGGCGAAACAACAGCGGGATCAGGAACTGGCGCAGCGCACCGGTGTTTTTGAGGCTGAGAAGAAAAAGCTGCAGGACAGCATCGCCCAGCTGCAGCGACAGATCCAGGAGGAGCGTAAATCCCAGGAGTCCACCCTGGCGTCCCGGGACAACGAGCTCCAGACGATCATCACCCGTTCCAAGCAGCGGCTCCAGATTTTAAGCGAAGAGTTCAACCAGAAGGTGAACTCGTGGCGCGGGACCAATGAAGCCCTGCGCGCCCAGATCGACCAGCTCAAAACCCACATGACCCAGGCGCACGACAACTGGGAAACGCTTCGCAAGGAAAAATCAAAGGAAATCGACGACCTGCGGCAGGATCTGACGCAGTGGGAGCTGCGGATTAAGAACGACGCTCAGTCGCTGGAACACACCCATGAAGAGGAGCGCCGGGCGCTTCTCGATAAGATCCGTTTCCAGGAAAAAGCCATCGAAGAGGCCGAGGCGGATTACCGCCACCGCCTGGCGGACAAGGACGAGGACGTGCAGCGGACCACCGAAGAAATTGAAAGCCAGGAATCCACCTCGGAAACAGAGTGGCATGCCACGCTGGAGCAGTGGCAGATGGAAAAACAGAACCTGCAGCAGGAAAAAGTGCGCCTGGAACAGAGTGTGCTGGACCTTCAGGGACGCTGCGAGCAGGAAGTGCGCCATACCGAAGAAGCGATGGCCCAGCTCCGGATGCAGATTGCCTTTAAAGAATCGGAAGCCGCCAGCCTTCAGGAACGCCTGAGAGGCCAAGCGGAAAAGGATCTCCAGCCCTTGCGCGACCGCCTCGCCATGCTGAGCAGCCTCTATGAGCAGGAAAAGAGCTTGCGCGCCTCCAAACTGCACGCCAAAGAGGACGATGTCAAAATGCTGAAGACGCGGCTGTCCATGCGGGACAAACGGCTTCAGGACGAGATCAAACGGCGCGAGAAAGATCTGCAGGGCCAGCGCAAGCAGCTCAAAGATGAATTGGAACAGTCCCGCGTTCATTTTGCGGCGGAACGAAGGCGTCTGGAAACGATTATCACTAAACGCGGATCGGAACTGGCGGAACTTCAGGCCCGGGACAACGCGCTGAGCCAGTCGGAAAATACGCTGCACGGCGCGGCCAAAGCGTCGCTTCAGATGGAGCAGGAAAAACTGGAAGCGGCTCTGCGCCAGGCCATCGCGCAGCGCGACGACCTCTGCCGGCAGCACGAGGCGCTCCTGGCGGGCTGCGAGTCGGAAACAACGGGCCTTCAGGCCGCCCTGGAGAACCGGGACGTCCTGATGAGCGAAGCGAAAGACCGGGCCAGGGAACTGGCGGACGATTTGCGAAAAAAAGTGGAACGGCTGCGCCAGGCGCGGACGGCGGGCTCCGGGAAAATGGAACCCGTGCACGGCGCCACTTGGTCCGCGTTTGAAATCGGTGTTCAATTTTACCAATCCCAGCAATGGGCCGAGGCGATCCGGGCCTTTGAAGAGTGCCTGGCCAAAGACCCCCGGCTGGGGGCCGCGTATCAATATTTAGCCCTCAGCCATCATGCGCTGGGGAATTACCAGGAAGCGGCAGCGATCGCTGAACGCGCCCTGAACGAAGATCCTGGAAATACCCAGTTGATTACGTGGGTTGAACGACTGCGGGCCGCCATTATTCTGAAAGACAAAAAGGCCTCCTAG
- a CDS encoding PorV/PorQ family protein has translation MNCSKTYRSVERVFSIYVEDTFLFVYDVIASLPAGRQGLPRRPWRSVLADCFVATLLATTSPSFVSATATGGQPGAFLSYGAGARSLAMGAAFVGVADDASATYWNPAGLSQITRKELTLLKATLFADTTYDFYSFVIPSKKGGSAWGLSLTKLANSGFERVNVTVDQPTQQFTSVSEAGTFAVQEQAIGFSYGRKVVDHVAIGTALRQISRSVDYSSDSSMVADLSTLIDMKDGRRRLGLTIRNVYAKVSGDTEDKMPLVFRFGASDQFFKKRLLLAFDIDKNINANAGWHFGSEFGFTKNFKGRFGIQGLQGEGFQETDVGFGYTLKSITFDYSLGLHTLGTATRIGLTWKFGRSVLERREENVHQLVQKAYASAQSGNFLVVQEQLQAALDVDPSDKNVQKLVEKFQKVIAAVPSAMGNEEAAAMTRKGVLSYVNGNLKDTVAALRQAYFKDPRNEKLLSLLNNIETEAGMDKTEAPKGPELFTPVDQKVFDARQAILEGKYDIAIKKCQDILDLNPNDVTALKIMGSAFFLLDDHIRAHKLWNRVIEIDPADKETPEFLKQLRPE, from the coding sequence ATGAATTGCTCAAAGACCTATCGATCGGTCGAGCGCGTATTCTCCATCTATGTGGAGGATACGTTTCTTTTTGTCTATGACGTCATCGCGAGCCTGCCTGCCGGCAGGCAGGGTCTCCCAAGGCGACCGTGGCGATCTGTCCTGGCAGATTGCTTCGTCGCTACGCTCCTCGCAACGACAAGCCCTTCTTTCGTTTCAGCCACCGCCACCGGCGGCCAGCCGGGCGCCTTTCTCTCCTACGGCGCCGGGGCCCGCAGTTTAGCGATGGGTGCCGCGTTTGTGGGAGTCGCCGATGATGCCAGCGCCACGTACTGGAACCCGGCCGGACTTTCCCAGATCACCCGCAAAGAATTGACTCTGCTCAAAGCCACCCTGTTTGCAGACACCACCTACGATTTCTATTCCTTCGTGATACCTTCCAAAAAAGGCGGCAGCGCCTGGGGCTTGAGCCTGACGAAACTGGCCAATTCCGGATTTGAGCGCGTCAATGTCACGGTAGACCAGCCCACCCAGCAGTTTACCAGCGTGAGCGAGGCCGGCACGTTTGCCGTTCAAGAACAGGCGATCGGCTTTTCGTACGGGCGGAAAGTGGTCGACCATGTGGCCATTGGGACGGCCCTGCGGCAGATTTCCCGCAGCGTGGACTACTCGTCCGACTCTTCGATGGTGGCCGATCTATCGACCCTGATCGACATGAAAGACGGCCGGCGCCGCCTGGGGCTCACGATCCGCAATGTGTATGCCAAGGTGTCGGGGGACACCGAGGATAAGATGCCGTTGGTTTTCCGCTTCGGCGCCTCTGATCAATTCTTCAAGAAACGGCTGCTGCTGGCCTTTGACATCGACAAAAATATTAATGCCAACGCGGGCTGGCACTTTGGCAGCGAGTTCGGCTTCACCAAGAATTTTAAAGGGCGCTTCGGCATTCAGGGCCTCCAGGGAGAGGGGTTCCAGGAAACCGATGTGGGATTCGGCTATACCCTCAAGAGTATTACCTTCGATTATTCGCTGGGGCTGCACACGCTGGGCACGGCGACGCGCATCGGCCTGACCTGGAAGTTCGGCCGCTCAGTCCTGGAACGCCGCGAAGAGAATGTGCATCAACTTGTGCAGAAAGCCTACGCCTCGGCCCAGTCCGGCAACTTCCTGGTGGTCCAGGAACAGCTTCAGGCCGCCCTGGATGTTGATCCGTCGGATAAGAACGTTCAGAAGCTCGTCGAGAAATTCCAGAAAGTGATCGCGGCTGTGCCGAGCGCCATGGGGAACGAAGAGGCGGCCGCCATGACCCGCAAAGGCGTCCTTTCCTATGTAAACGGCAACCTGAAGGACACCGTGGCCGCCCTGCGGCAGGCCTACTTTAAAGACCCGCGCAACGAGAAACTGCTTTCTCTGCTGAACAATATCGAGACGGAAGCGGGCATGGATAAGACGGAAGCGCCGAAAGGTCCGGAGCTCTTTACGCCGGTCGACCAGAAAGTGTTCGATGCCCGCCAGGCGATTCTGGAAGGCAAATACGATATCGCCATTAAAAAATGCCAGGACATTCTGGACCTGAATCCCAACGATGTCACGGCACTCAAGATCATGGGCTCCGCCTTCTTCCTGCTCGATGACCACATCCGCGCCCATAAACTGTGGAACCGGGTGATTGAAATCGATCCGGCTGACAAGGAAACTCCTGAATTCCTGAAACAGCTACGGCCTGAATAA